A DNA window from Hevea brasiliensis isolate MT/VB/25A 57/8 chromosome 2, ASM3005281v1, whole genome shotgun sequence contains the following coding sequences:
- the LOC110660636 gene encoding U-box domain-containing protein 33 isoform X1, with translation MPTSDSETSRESVSQGADDTVYVTLGKDVEQHKLTLLWALENFPGKKICILHVHQPSKMIPCVGGKFLADRLEQQELREFQELERKIVRRILEYYLLLCNQVEVQAEKLFIEMDDIGKGIVELVYQHDIKKLVMGAAADKHYSEDMMDLKSRKAKYVQQRVPLSCQVWYVCKGYLIRTGEGEFTCPSANVFGGFDSVTSKRTEETGLELELCEESQSEEDSHLHNLDALEESNTYQLYDQMEQALMEAEKFKREAFDESIKRGEAEKTAIKAIRRAKAVESLYAKELKLRKESEEALMKEKEDHQRTKNRWDEDRLITMDQRLLQQIHASNFDNKIKELNDEILSAVEQCKEYKKERDELQLERDMVLKVAEELSKMQAGDVETSIALKIAEELSKMQAGDASSIHMCQFFSVFSLSEIKEATRNFDPSLKIGEGGYGNIYKGFLRHTPVAIKALNPDSMQGPLEFKQEVEILSKLRHPNLVILIGACLEAFALIYEYLPNGSLEDRLSCKDNTSPLPWQARICIATELCSVLIFLHSSNPHSIVHGDLKPGNILLDANLACKLSDFGICRALSLHENSRNMTLYRKTDPKGTFLYLDPHFLTTGELSPKSDTYSFGIIMLQLLTGRSAFGIVKQIGDAIDDGTLSSFLDPLAGDWPFVQAKQLARLALRCCSMNRSSRPDLATEAWKVLEPMRASCGGKSSLQFSPLWRQQAPSYFLCPILQEVMQDPHMAADGFTYEAEALIGWLESGHNTSPMTNLKLQHFNLVPNHSLRSAIQEWQQFIRSS, from the exons ATGCCAACTTCGGATTCTGAGACCTCAAGGGAATCAGTGTCCCAAGGGGCAGATGATACTGTATATGTGACTCTGGGAAAAGATGTTGAACAACACAAGTTAACTTTGTTATGGGCATTAGAGAATTTTCCTGGCAAGAAAATTTGCATTCTTCATGTTCATCAGCCTTCAAAAATGATCCCCTGCG TTGGCGGAAAATTCCTTGCTGACAGACTTGAGCAACAAGAACTCAGAGAATTCCAAGAACTTGAAAGGAAGATTGTGCGCAGGATCCTTGAGTATTACCTTCTCTTGTGTAACCAAGTTGAA GTCCAAGCAGAAAAGCTATTTATTGAAATGGATGATATAGGGAAAGGGATTGTGGAGCTCGTATACCAGCATGATATCAAAAAGCTTGTTATGGGAGCAGCAGCTGACAAACACTATTCAGA GGACATGATGGATCTCAAGTCCAGGAAGGCCAAATATGTCCAGCAGCGTGTTCCTCTTAGCTGTCAAGTTTGGTATGTTTGCAAGGGATACCTCATACGCACAGG GGAAGGTGAATTTACATGCCCTTCTGCTAATGTGTTTGGTGGCTTTGATTCTGTCACATCGAAGAGAACTGAGGAGACTGGACTGGAGTTAGAATTATGTGAAGAATCTCAATCAGAGGAAGATAGTCATTTACATAATCTTGATGCATTG GAGGAAAGTAATACTTATCAGCTTTATGATCAAATGGAGCAAGCTTTGATGGAGGCTGAAAAGTTTAAGCGAGAAGCATTTGATGAGTCAATCAAGCGAGGGGAAGCTGAAAAGACTGCCATTAAGGCTATTCGCCGG GCTAAAGCGGTAGAAAGCTTGTATGCTAAGGAGTTGAAGCTCAGGAAAGAATCTGAGGAAGCACtaatgaaagaaaaagaagaccatCAGAGGACAAAAAACCGGTGGGATGAAGATCGTTTGATTACCATGGATCAAAGACTATTACAACAGATCCATGCTTCAAATTTTGATAACAAGATAAAAGAATTGAACGATGAAATACTTTCTGCTGTGGAGCAGTGCAAAGAATATAAGAAAGAAAGAGATGAGTTGCAACTAGAGCGTGACATGGTTCTTAAAGTAGCTGAGGAGCTTTCAAAAATGCAGGCAGGGGATGTTGAGACTAGCATAGCTCTTAAAATAGCTGAAGAGCTTTCAAAAATGCAGGCCGGGGATGCCTCAAGCATTCATATGTGTCagtttttttctgtcttctctttgTCAGAAATTAAGGAGGCAACTCGCAACTTTGACCCATCACTGAAGATTGGGGAAGGGGGATATGGAAACATTTATAAAGGTTTCCTTCGTCACACCCCAGTGGCTATAAAGGCGTTGAACCCAGATAGCATGCAAGGGCCTTTGGAGTTTAAACAGGAG GTTGAAATATTGAGTAAATTGAGGCATCCAAACCTGGTCATTCTCATCGGAGCCTGCTTGGAAGCTTTTGCTCTAATCTATGAATATTTACCAAATGGAAGCCTTGAAGACCGACTAAGCTGCAAGGACAACACTTCACCTTTGCCTTGGCAAGCTCGGATATGCATTGCAACTGAGTTATGCTCTGTTCTCATATTTCTTCATTCCAGTAACCCTCACAGCATTGTACATGGAGATCTAAAACCTGGAAACATTCTTCTTGATGCTAACCTTGCATGCAAACTCAGTGACTTTGGAATCTGTCGAGCACTCTCTCTCCATGAAAATTCAAGGAACATGACCCTCTATCGTAAAACTGACCCCAAGGGCACTTTCCTCTACTTGGATCCTCATTTCCTTACAACAGGAGAATTATCTCCCAAGTCAGACACTTACTCATTTGGAATTATAATGTTACAGTTACTGACAGGGAGATCAGCCTTTGGCATAGTAAAGCAAATTGGAGATGCAATAGATGACGGAACTTTGAGTTCCTTTTTGGATCCCTTAGCTGGGGACTGGCCATTTGTGCAAGCGAAGCAATTGGCTCGCCTCGCTTTGAGGTGCTGCTCAATGAACCGAAGCAGCCGACCAGACCTTGCAACAGAAGCTTGGAAGGTGCTTGAACCCATGAGAGCATCTTGTGGAGGTAAATCATCACTCCAATTTAGCCCTCTATGGCGTCAACAGGCTCCCTCATATTTCTTGTGTCCCATTTTACAG GAAGTGATGCAAGATCCTCATATGGCAGCAGATGGTTTCACTTATGAAGCAGAGGCACTGATAGGATGGCTGGAGAGTGGCCACAACACTTCGCCAATGACAAACCTGAAGCTTCAACATTTCAATCTCGTCCCTAACCACTCTCTTCGTTCCGCTATTCAGGAGTGGCAGCAATTCATCAGGTCCTCTTGA
- the LOC110660636 gene encoding U-box domain-containing protein 33 isoform X2 gives MDDIGKGIVELVYQHDIKKLVMGAAADKHYSEDMMDLKSRKAKYVQQRVPLSCQVWYVCKGYLIRTGEGEFTCPSANVFGGFDSVTSKRTEETGLELELCEESQSEEDSHLHNLDALEESNTYQLYDQMEQALMEAEKFKREAFDESIKRGEAEKTAIKAIRRAKAVESLYAKELKLRKESEEALMKEKEDHQRTKNRWDEDRLITMDQRLLQQIHASNFDNKIKELNDEILSAVEQCKEYKKERDELQLERDMVLKVAEELSKMQAGDVETSIALKIAEELSKMQAGDASSIHMCQFFSVFSLSEIKEATRNFDPSLKIGEGGYGNIYKGFLRHTPVAIKALNPDSMQGPLEFKQEVEILSKLRHPNLVILIGACLEAFALIYEYLPNGSLEDRLSCKDNTSPLPWQARICIATELCSVLIFLHSSNPHSIVHGDLKPGNILLDANLACKLSDFGICRALSLHENSRNMTLYRKTDPKGTFLYLDPHFLTTGELSPKSDTYSFGIIMLQLLTGRSAFGIVKQIGDAIDDGTLSSFLDPLAGDWPFVQAKQLARLALRCCSMNRSSRPDLATEAWKVLEPMRASCGGKSSLQFSPLWRQQAPSYFLCPILQEVMQDPHMAADGFTYEAEALIGWLESGHNTSPMTNLKLQHFNLVPNHSLRSAIQEWQQFIRSS, from the exons ATGGATGATATAGGGAAAGGGATTGTGGAGCTCGTATACCAGCATGATATCAAAAAGCTTGTTATGGGAGCAGCAGCTGACAAACACTATTCAGA GGACATGATGGATCTCAAGTCCAGGAAGGCCAAATATGTCCAGCAGCGTGTTCCTCTTAGCTGTCAAGTTTGGTATGTTTGCAAGGGATACCTCATACGCACAGG GGAAGGTGAATTTACATGCCCTTCTGCTAATGTGTTTGGTGGCTTTGATTCTGTCACATCGAAGAGAACTGAGGAGACTGGACTGGAGTTAGAATTATGTGAAGAATCTCAATCAGAGGAAGATAGTCATTTACATAATCTTGATGCATTG GAGGAAAGTAATACTTATCAGCTTTATGATCAAATGGAGCAAGCTTTGATGGAGGCTGAAAAGTTTAAGCGAGAAGCATTTGATGAGTCAATCAAGCGAGGGGAAGCTGAAAAGACTGCCATTAAGGCTATTCGCCGG GCTAAAGCGGTAGAAAGCTTGTATGCTAAGGAGTTGAAGCTCAGGAAAGAATCTGAGGAAGCACtaatgaaagaaaaagaagaccatCAGAGGACAAAAAACCGGTGGGATGAAGATCGTTTGATTACCATGGATCAAAGACTATTACAACAGATCCATGCTTCAAATTTTGATAACAAGATAAAAGAATTGAACGATGAAATACTTTCTGCTGTGGAGCAGTGCAAAGAATATAAGAAAGAAAGAGATGAGTTGCAACTAGAGCGTGACATGGTTCTTAAAGTAGCTGAGGAGCTTTCAAAAATGCAGGCAGGGGATGTTGAGACTAGCATAGCTCTTAAAATAGCTGAAGAGCTTTCAAAAATGCAGGCCGGGGATGCCTCAAGCATTCATATGTGTCagtttttttctgtcttctctttgTCAGAAATTAAGGAGGCAACTCGCAACTTTGACCCATCACTGAAGATTGGGGAAGGGGGATATGGAAACATTTATAAAGGTTTCCTTCGTCACACCCCAGTGGCTATAAAGGCGTTGAACCCAGATAGCATGCAAGGGCCTTTGGAGTTTAAACAGGAG GTTGAAATATTGAGTAAATTGAGGCATCCAAACCTGGTCATTCTCATCGGAGCCTGCTTGGAAGCTTTTGCTCTAATCTATGAATATTTACCAAATGGAAGCCTTGAAGACCGACTAAGCTGCAAGGACAACACTTCACCTTTGCCTTGGCAAGCTCGGATATGCATTGCAACTGAGTTATGCTCTGTTCTCATATTTCTTCATTCCAGTAACCCTCACAGCATTGTACATGGAGATCTAAAACCTGGAAACATTCTTCTTGATGCTAACCTTGCATGCAAACTCAGTGACTTTGGAATCTGTCGAGCACTCTCTCTCCATGAAAATTCAAGGAACATGACCCTCTATCGTAAAACTGACCCCAAGGGCACTTTCCTCTACTTGGATCCTCATTTCCTTACAACAGGAGAATTATCTCCCAAGTCAGACACTTACTCATTTGGAATTATAATGTTACAGTTACTGACAGGGAGATCAGCCTTTGGCATAGTAAAGCAAATTGGAGATGCAATAGATGACGGAACTTTGAGTTCCTTTTTGGATCCCTTAGCTGGGGACTGGCCATTTGTGCAAGCGAAGCAATTGGCTCGCCTCGCTTTGAGGTGCTGCTCAATGAACCGAAGCAGCCGACCAGACCTTGCAACAGAAGCTTGGAAGGTGCTTGAACCCATGAGAGCATCTTGTGGAGGTAAATCATCACTCCAATTTAGCCCTCTATGGCGTCAACAGGCTCCCTCATATTTCTTGTGTCCCATTTTACAG GAAGTGATGCAAGATCCTCATATGGCAGCAGATGGTTTCACTTATGAAGCAGAGGCACTGATAGGATGGCTGGAGAGTGGCCACAACACTTCGCCAATGACAAACCTGAAGCTTCAACATTTCAATCTCGTCCCTAACCACTCTCTTCGTTCCGCTATTCAGGAGTGGCAGCAATTCATCAGGTCCTCTTGA